Proteins co-encoded in one Halorussus lipolyticus genomic window:
- a CDS encoding DUF255 domain-containing protein, with protein sequence MNDSAEETKVEWREWGDEAFAEARDADKPVLLSLSAEWCSWCHEMDREAYSNPMVAANVNDSFVPVRVDIDRQPRVRERYNMGGFPSNVFCTPDGDLLTGSTYLGIDGMRQVVQRVRDLWTHKGEDAARIPRSLREDPPAGELSPEIERLVAGQLGDKFDESYGGWGDSEKFPLPRTVEFALKREREQGLATLSAVSQHLYDDYDGGFFRFAEGRDWSDAHHEKLLSTNAALVRAFANAYLYTGDETYRNPAERTIEYLTTTLWNGEAFAGSQAPGDSPDLPDGGDGATIGEDISLGEEVGDDDAADESAESDGEPPYYALEPADREAADAPAVDPTAFADWNAMAADALLTFSAYTDDDRARQYAERALDYVLSELVEEGEITHFDAEEFGDEDETSESGLLADHAHLLGALTTARQVTGDEKYLDAAREVADYALANLRDDGADESGAFVDGPREGPGLLDRPLRPLDHNAEIADALVDLAVMTGDDEYREAAADAIAAFADAADRLGVQVAAYATAAARLCRDPLVIEVADEAGSDLHRAGMRVADHEKVVLPGVSGAEYDEGAAYVVVDGERSGPVSSPEELSERVAELTE encoded by the coding sequence ATGAACGACAGCGCCGAGGAGACCAAAGTCGAGTGGCGCGAGTGGGGCGACGAGGCCTTCGCCGAGGCCCGAGACGCCGACAAACCGGTCCTTCTCTCGCTCTCCGCGGAGTGGTGTTCGTGGTGTCACGAGATGGACCGCGAGGCCTACAGCAACCCGATGGTGGCCGCGAACGTCAACGACTCGTTCGTCCCGGTCCGGGTGGACATCGACCGCCAGCCCCGAGTTCGGGAGCGGTACAACATGGGCGGGTTCCCGTCGAACGTCTTCTGCACGCCCGACGGCGACCTGCTGACGGGTTCGACCTACCTCGGCATCGACGGGATGCGCCAAGTCGTCCAGCGCGTCCGGGACCTCTGGACCCACAAGGGCGAGGACGCCGCCCGAATCCCCCGAAGCCTGCGCGAGGACCCACCAGCAGGGGAGCTATCGCCCGAAATCGAGCGCCTCGTCGCGGGCCAGTTGGGCGACAAGTTCGACGAGAGCTACGGCGGGTGGGGCGACAGCGAGAAGTTCCCTCTGCCCCGGACCGTCGAGTTCGCGCTGAAGCGAGAGCGCGAGCAGGGACTGGCCACCCTCTCGGCGGTGAGCCAGCACCTCTACGACGACTACGACGGCGGGTTCTTCCGGTTCGCCGAGGGCAGAGACTGGTCCGACGCCCACCACGAGAAACTCCTCTCGACCAACGCCGCGCTGGTTCGGGCGTTCGCCAACGCCTACCTCTACACCGGCGACGAGACCTATCGTAATCCGGCCGAGCGCACCATCGAGTACCTGACCACGACGCTCTGGAACGGTGAGGCCTTCGCCGGAAGCCAAGCGCCGGGCGACTCGCCGGACCTGCCCGACGGCGGCGACGGGGCCACCATCGGCGAGGACATCAGCCTCGGCGAGGAGGTCGGCGACGACGACGCCGCGGACGAATCTGCCGAGAGCGACGGCGAACCGCCCTACTATGCCCTCGAACCGGCCGACCGCGAGGCCGCCGACGCGCCCGCGGTGGACCCGACCGCGTTCGCCGACTGGAACGCGATGGCCGCCGACGCCCTGCTCACCTTCTCGGCCTACACCGACGACGACCGCGCCCGCCAGTACGCCGAGCGCGCGCTGGACTACGTGCTGTCGGAGTTAGTCGAGGAGGGCGAGATTACGCACTTCGACGCCGAGGAGTTCGGCGACGAGGACGAGACCAGCGAGTCCGGTCTGCTGGCCGACCACGCCCACCTGTTGGGTGCGCTCACGACCGCCCGGCAGGTCACGGGCGACGAGAAATATCTGGACGCCGCCCGCGAAGTCGCCGACTACGCGCTGGCGAATCTGCGCGACGACGGCGCGGACGAATCGGGGGCCTTTGTTGACGGTCCTCGGGAGGGACCGGGCCTCCTCGACCGACCGCTCCGACCGCTGGACCACAACGCCGAAATCGCCGACGCGCTCGTGGACCTCGCCGTCATGACCGGCGACGACGAGTACCGCGAGGCCGCCGCGGACGCTATCGCGGCGTTCGCCGACGCCGCCGACCGCCTCGGCGTGCAGGTCGCGGCCTACGCCACCGCCGCGGCGCGACTCTGCCGGGACCCCCTTGTCATCGAAGTCGCCGACGAGGCGGGGTCGGACCTCCACCGCGCGGGGATGCGGGTCGCCGACCACGAGAAGGTCGTCCTGCCGGGCGTCTCGGGCGCTGAGTACGACGAGGGTGCGGCCTACGTCGTGGTCGATGGGGAACGGAGTGGGCCGGTCTCCTCGCCCGAGGAGTTGAGCGAGCGCGTGGCCGAGTTGACCGAGTAG
- a CDS encoding TrmB family transcriptional regulator, producing the protein MASLRDLGLSEYEARAYRSLLDAGPTTAKELSRASDVPMGRIYDVLSSLETHNLARSQSASRPKKYVAVEPETALNRLLDDKLEELEEQADQYEAIVEDLTDELDAGDPVEEGFWTAAVGPEDSTDLLVERLDAADDQIVMVAGGSSAQFDIGDVGDLVAQHLEAALDRGVEVSLLLSPDVVETLPPSVGERYAETFADHPRFAVRTAEGLRGTFNLIDDVEVCIEVANPLNPDEAFAMIDMKDPEFAAGVRETFAPRWERAEPLSFEE; encoded by the coding sequence ATGGCGAGTTTACGAGACCTCGGCCTCTCTGAGTACGAGGCGAGAGCGTACCGGTCCCTGTTGGACGCCGGGCCGACAACGGCCAAAGAGTTGTCGCGGGCGAGCGACGTGCCGATGGGTCGCATTTACGACGTACTGAGCAGTCTGGAGACACACAACCTCGCGCGTTCCCAGAGCGCGAGTCGGCCCAAGAAGTACGTCGCGGTCGAACCCGAGACGGCGCTGAATCGTCTGCTGGACGACAAACTCGAAGAACTGGAGGAGCAAGCCGACCAGTACGAGGCCATCGTGGAGGACCTCACCGACGAACTCGACGCGGGCGACCCGGTAGAGGAGGGCTTCTGGACCGCCGCGGTCGGTCCCGAGGACTCGACGGACCTGCTGGTCGAGCGCCTCGACGCGGCCGACGACCAAATCGTGATGGTCGCGGGCGGGTCGTCGGCCCAGTTCGACATCGGCGACGTGGGCGACTTGGTGGCTCAGCACCTCGAAGCCGCCTTAGACCGGGGTGTCGAGGTCTCCCTGCTCCTCTCGCCGGACGTGGTGGAGACGCTCCCGCCGAGCGTGGGCGAACGCTACGCTGAGACGTTCGCCGACCACCCCAGATTCGCGGTGCGGACCGCCGAGGGTCTGCGAGGGACGTTCAACCTCATCGACGACGTGGAGGTCTGTATCGAGGTGGCCAACCCCCTCAATCCGGACGAGGCCTTCGCCATGATAGACATGAAAGACCCCGAGTTCGCGGCGGGCGTTCGGGAAACGTTCGCGCCGCGGTGGGAGCGCGCCGAACCGCTGTCGTTCGAGGAGTAG
- a CDS encoding J domain-containing protein, giving the protein MQQDRLLFGLAAVLAGIATLEFVLAFVYSPALLAIAVPFGAAAYLIWYQASGRLRERVESGRAGSYRRPDGEAGGFGASARDSFSESRFGREARQRRARAGGARTDGARASGARAGGARTVQNSGPTPAEAYRVLGLDTDADAEEVRRAYRQKVKSVHPDRESGDEDEFKRVKEAYEVLDERN; this is encoded by the coding sequence GTGCAGCAAGACCGGCTCCTGTTCGGACTCGCGGCGGTCCTCGCGGGCATCGCCACCCTCGAATTCGTGCTGGCGTTCGTCTACAGCCCCGCCCTGCTGGCCATCGCGGTTCCGTTCGGCGCGGCCGCCTATCTCATCTGGTATCAGGCCAGCGGGCGACTCCGCGAGCGCGTCGAATCCGGGCGCGCAGGGAGCTATCGCCGGCCAGACGGCGAGGCCGGCGGCTTCGGTGCCAGCGCGCGCGACTCGTTCTCCGAGAGCAGATTCGGCCGAGAGGCCCGACAGCGCCGCGCCAGAGCGGGCGGGGCGAGGACCGACGGCGCACGGGCCAGCGGTGCCCGAGCAGGCGGCGCTCGCACGGTGCAAAACTCCGGCCCGACCCCCGCCGAGGCCTACCGCGTCCTCGGCCTCGACACCGACGCCGACGCCGAGGAGGTCCGCCGGGCCTATCGCCAGAAGGTCAAGTCGGTCCACCCCGACCGGGAGTCCGGCGACGAAGACGAGTTCAAGCGCGTGAAGGAGGCCTACGAAGTGCTGGACGAGCGCAACTGA